Proteins co-encoded in one Halorussus vallis genomic window:
- a CDS encoding putative PEP-binding protein — MTGLRGDGVGSGVAVGPAFWLGRAAPTEAATPSPDADRSPEVERERFDRARSRAVESLRTEREFASATVGDAGAEVLATHEVLLSDPAFEERVEEALDAGAPAERAVRRAFGAWIDEFEERGGRTAARADDLRDVRERLLAELVGGRNRSVEDAPDGAVVIAERLTPREAVRLDPERVAGAASVAGSPIGHAAIVARSRGVPTVVGVGDGLEAVETATRVAVNATEGRVTVDPDPDRLAPDPPEAVPEPPKTRDGATLAVTANVGSGREAETADERGADGVGLFRSEVLAFRLGRIPDEDEQAAAYARALAAFPDDRVAVRTFDFGGDKPLLEGDGPRGVARSLDTPELLATQLRAACRAAGRADGELSVVLPHVTRTSQVTAVRDRLNAVVADLTDAGVPHARPRLAAMVETPAAVELAADLAARVSSLSLGTNDLARYVLGVERDADVSPTEPAVLRAIERAVTAATEAGVPVRCCGEMAADPELAALLAGFGVTEMSVAPDAVPAVKRRLDGLDREAAAARAAAAAAASTNDEVTALLTEGR; from the coding sequence GTGACCGGTCTCCGCGGCGACGGGGTCGGGTCGGGCGTCGCTGTCGGGCCGGCGTTCTGGCTCGGACGGGCCGCCCCGACCGAGGCGGCGACTCCCTCGCCCGACGCCGACCGGTCCCCGGAGGTGGAACGCGAGCGATTCGACCGCGCACGCTCGCGCGCGGTCGAATCGCTCCGCACCGAGCGCGAGTTCGCGTCGGCCACGGTCGGCGACGCCGGCGCGGAGGTGCTGGCCACCCACGAGGTGTTGCTGTCGGACCCCGCGTTCGAAGAACGCGTCGAGGAGGCCCTCGACGCGGGCGCACCGGCCGAACGCGCGGTCCGCCGCGCGTTCGGCGCGTGGATAGACGAGTTCGAGGAGCGCGGGGGACGCACCGCGGCCCGCGCGGACGACCTGCGAGACGTTCGCGAGCGCCTCCTCGCCGAACTCGTCGGCGGGCGGAACCGGTCGGTCGAGGACGCCCCCGACGGCGCGGTGGTGATCGCCGAGCGACTGACGCCCCGGGAGGCGGTTCGACTCGACCCCGAGCGGGTCGCGGGCGCGGCCAGCGTCGCGGGCAGTCCCATCGGCCACGCCGCCATCGTCGCCCGGTCGCGGGGCGTCCCGACCGTGGTCGGGGTGGGCGACGGCCTGGAAGCCGTCGAGACGGCCACCAGGGTCGCGGTGAACGCCACCGAGGGTCGAGTGACGGTCGACCCCGACCCGGACCGTCTCGCCCCCGACCCCCCCGAGGCGGTCCCCGAACCGCCGAAAACGCGCGACGGGGCGACGCTGGCGGTGACGGCGAACGTCGGGTCGGGCCGGGAGGCCGAGACGGCGGACGAACGCGGCGCCGACGGCGTCGGACTGTTCCGGAGCGAGGTGCTCGCGTTCCGACTCGGCCGGATTCCCGACGAGGACGAGCAGGCCGCGGCGTACGCCCGGGCGCTCGCGGCGTTCCCCGACGACCGCGTCGCCGTCCGCACGTTCGACTTCGGCGGCGACAAGCCACTGCTCGAGGGCGACGGTCCCCGCGGCGTCGCGCGGTCGCTCGACACGCCCGAGTTGCTGGCGACGCAACTCCGGGCCGCCTGCCGCGCCGCCGGGCGGGCGGACGGCGAACTCTCGGTGGTGCTCCCGCACGTGACCCGGACGTCACAGGTGACCGCGGTTCGCGACCGCCTGAACGCGGTCGTCGCCGACCTCACCGACGCCGGCGTCCCGCACGCTCGGCCGCGCCTCGCCGCGATGGTCGAGACGCCCGCCGCGGTCGAACTCGCGGCCGACCTTGCGGCCCGCGTCTCGTCGCTCTCGCTCGGCACCAACGACCTCGCCCGGTACGTGCTCGGGGTCGAACGCGACGCCGACGTCTCCCCGACAGAACCGGCCGTCCTCCGGGCCATCGAGCGGGCGGTGACGGCGGCGACCGAAGCGGGGGTGCCCGTTCGGTGCTGCGGGGAGATGGCGGCCGACCCCGAACTGGCGGCGCTGCTGGCGGGGTTCGGCGTGACCGAGATGAGCGTCGCCCCGGACGCCGTCCCGGCGGTGAAGCGGCGACTCGACGGCCTCGACCGCGAGGCGGCCGCCGCGCGCGCGGCGGCCGCCGCCGCGGCGAGTACGAACGATGAAGTGACCGCGCTGCTCACGGAGGGACGATGA
- a CDS encoding PTS fructose transporter subunit IIC — MEDGLADERGALGRVRADLMTGVTYMIPFVTVAGVFQAAGYTLGASTTIGGNLGTLPWYLVTVGSIALSAMVPVLGGFVAYGVADRPGLAPGFVLAALVQDARLVQTTAVLFGVNTGDAQAGYLGALIVGLLAGVAVNFAKRIDVPATVEPLLPVLVLPVTVTAVLAPVVLVLGVPLALTTNYVEFLLREASLPVMVAFGGLLGAMMAADMGGPLNKVAYVFAVGLLPELLFRPMAAVMVAGMTPPLGLAASHALSPGRYPDADRDQAKTAVVGGLSFVTEGALAYTTGGTSRTTLACVLGSVVGGAASMGLGVTMPAPHGGVLVVPLSNEPVGFLGCVALGAAVTATVATLRRPRVDTDGTAPGE, encoded by the coding sequence ATGGAGGATGGACTGGCCGACGAACGCGGGGCGCTCGGCCGCGTGCGCGCCGATCTCATGACGGGCGTCACCTACATGATTCCGTTCGTCACCGTGGCCGGCGTCTTCCAGGCGGCGGGGTACACGCTCGGCGCCTCCACGACCATCGGCGGGAACCTCGGCACGCTGCCGTGGTACCTCGTCACCGTCGGTTCTATCGCGCTCAGCGCCATGGTCCCGGTGCTGGGCGGATTCGTCGCGTACGGCGTGGCCGACCGGCCTGGCCTCGCGCCGGGGTTCGTGCTCGCCGCACTCGTCCAGGACGCCCGCCTCGTCCAGACGACAGCGGTCCTGTTCGGAGTGAACACCGGCGACGCCCAGGCGGGCTACCTCGGTGCGCTCATCGTGGGGTTGCTCGCGGGCGTCGCGGTGAACTTCGCGAAGCGCATCGACGTTCCGGCCACCGTCGAACCGCTGTTGCCGGTGCTCGTGTTGCCAGTGACGGTCACCGCCGTCCTCGCGCCGGTCGTCTTGGTCCTCGGGGTTCCGCTCGCGCTGACGACGAACTACGTGGAGTTTCTCCTCCGAGAGGCGTCGCTGCCGGTCATGGTCGCGTTCGGCGGCCTCCTCGGCGCGATGATGGCCGCCGACATGGGTGGGCCCCTCAACAAGGTCGCCTACGTGTTCGCGGTCGGACTTCTGCCGGAACTGCTGTTCAGACCCATGGCCGCGGTGATGGTAGCCGGGATGACGCCGCCGCTCGGCCTCGCGGCCTCCCACGCGCTCTCGCCCGGCCGGTACCCGGACGCCGACCGCGACCAGGCCAAGACCGCGGTGGTCGGCGGCCTCTCGTTCGTGACCGAGGGCGCGCTGGCGTACACGACCGGGGGAACGAGTCGGACGACGCTGGCGTGCGTCCTCGGGAGCGTGGTCGGCGGCGCCGCTTCGATGGGCCTGGGCGTCACCATGCCCGCGCCCCACGGCGGCGTCCTCGTGGTGCCGCTGTCGAACGAACCCGTCGGATTCCTCGGATGCGTCGCGCTCGGCGCGGCCGTCACCGCGACGGTCGCGACGCTCCGAAGACCGAGGGTTGATACCGATGGAACGGCCCCGGGAGAGTGA
- a CDS encoding ABC transporter ATP-binding protein, with amino-acid sequence MAEVTLTDLVKKFDDVVAVDGISLDVPDESFTVLVGPSGCGKTTTLRLVAGLERASDGTIAIGDEVVNDRRAYERDIAMVFQNYALYPHKTVEENMRFGLEQQGTDEDVIEERVADAAELLQIGELLDRRPSELSGGQQQRVALGRAIVRDPDVFLMDEPLSNLDAKLRVQMRAELNKLHDELDTTTVYVTHDQIEAMTLADQIAVMDAGEIQQVGPPTFVYDNPRNMFVADFLGSPSMNFLEGDLERREDGLVLDVGPIEHEVPAEYREHLAGRDGERVVIGVRPEHVTLRPDGVPVTVNVVEPQGEKTVLELGLEDQTIKASVDPGVPVETNDHASVEFDRDSVHYFDASTGECLTFVEEAESETDAPAAAESDGETVVDGSEV; translated from the coding sequence ATGGCTGAAGTCACTCTCACCGACTTGGTCAAGAAGTTCGACGACGTGGTCGCGGTCGACGGCATCTCGCTCGACGTGCCCGACGAGAGCTTCACGGTGCTGGTCGGACCGTCGGGCTGTGGCAAGACCACCACCCTGCGGCTGGTGGCGGGACTCGAACGCGCGTCCGATGGCACCATCGCCATCGGCGACGAGGTGGTCAACGACCGGCGGGCGTACGAGCGCGACATCGCGATGGTGTTCCAGAACTACGCGCTGTACCCCCACAAGACCGTCGAGGAGAACATGCGCTTCGGCCTCGAACAGCAAGGCACCGACGAGGATGTCATCGAGGAGCGGGTGGCCGACGCGGCCGAACTCCTCCAAATCGGGGAGTTGCTCGACCGGCGACCCTCGGAACTGTCGGGCGGCCAGCAACAGCGGGTCGCGCTCGGCCGCGCTATCGTCCGGGACCCCGACGTGTTCCTGATGGACGAACCGCTGAGCAATCTCGACGCGAAGCTCCGCGTTCAGATGCGCGCCGAACTCAACAAACTCCACGACGAACTCGACACCACGACGGTGTACGTCACCCACGACCAGATCGAGGCGATGACGCTGGCCGACCAGATCGCGGTGATGGACGCCGGGGAGATACAGCAGGTCGGCCCGCCCACGTTCGTCTACGACAACCCCCGGAACATGTTCGTCGCCGACTTCCTCGGCAGCCCCTCGATGAACTTCCTCGAAGGTGACCTCGAACGGCGCGAGGACGGACTCGTCCTCGACGTCGGCCCCATCGAACACGAGGTGCCCGCCGAGTACCGCGAACACCTCGCGGGCCGCGACGGCGAGCGGGTGGTGATCGGGGTCAGACCCGAACACGTCACGCTCCGGCCCGACGGAGTGCCGGTGACCGTGAACGTCGTCGAACCGCAGGGCGAGAAGACGGTCCTCGAACTCGGCCTCGAAGACCAGACCATCAAGGCTTCCGTCGACCCCGGCGTGCCGGTGGAGACGAACGACCACGCGAGCGTCGAGTTCGACCGCGACTCGGTCCACTACTTCGACGCCTCGACCGGCGAGTGTCTCACGTTCGTCGAGGAAGCGGAGTCGGAGACGGACGCTCCCGCGGCGGCCGAGTCGGACGGCGAGACGGTCGTCGACGGTAGCGAGGTGTGA
- a CDS encoding ABC transporter substrate-binding protein, producing the protein MADKRSHTRRRFITGAGTAGVAALAGCSGTNNDSSTTESTTESGSGGGGTTVGNTKSSGEMADKIVFYNAGSLQYDPGTKKNIQRFQDETGIKVEVNEVPWNNLKTSLTTIWRNKGSKVDAFNGPTWWLADFVRSGWLEPLGLGDAHMKKFPDNLANLVTFDGQTYMAPEFGKWGTYLYDKKYLSQKGFDSPPDTWDDVLKMGKQLSGGDKSGFAFTWGNKDVFSFKQYLYQAGGQLFDDSYKPTFVENGTKVLNFFTDLRKAGVLPDGISSLGEGGVGDAFIAGQYATVESWTPLGSRALDADGWGKKRLGSAKPPKGPGGSRATFQDTNGISVSAFSKRKNAAKKFAKFMTTQQSSKTNMLVEGNPAVVPAVYEDSELRSKYPSWLLDDMKFNLEHAKSETYLAQPQVDDYLSEQITPALLGNKDPQAALTKARDNIKRLYQDIGIL; encoded by the coding sequence ATGGCAGACAAGCGTTCACACACGCGGCGGCGATTCATCACGGGCGCCGGAACGGCCGGCGTCGCCGCCCTGGCTGGCTGCAGCGGGACGAACAACGATTCCTCGACGACCGAGTCCACCACCGAGTCCGGTTCCGGTGGCGGCGGCACCACGGTCGGGAACACGAAGTCCAGCGGCGAGATGGCCGACAAAATCGTGTTCTACAACGCGGGGAGTCTCCAGTACGACCCCGGCACGAAGAAGAACATCCAGCGGTTCCAGGACGAAACTGGCATCAAGGTCGAGGTCAACGAGGTCCCTTGGAACAACCTCAAGACGAGCCTCACCACGATCTGGCGGAACAAGGGGAGCAAGGTCGACGCATTCAACGGGCCGACCTGGTGGCTCGCCGACTTCGTGCGCTCGGGGTGGCTCGAACCCCTGGGACTCGGCGACGCCCACATGAAGAAGTTCCCCGACAACCTCGCCAACCTCGTCACGTTCGACGGCCAGACGTACATGGCCCCCGAGTTCGGCAAGTGGGGCACGTACCTCTACGACAAGAAGTACCTCTCGCAGAAGGGGTTCGACTCGCCGCCGGACACGTGGGACGACGTGCTGAAGATGGGTAAACAGCTGTCGGGCGGCGACAAGTCCGGGTTCGCGTTCACGTGGGGCAACAAGGACGTCTTCTCGTTCAAGCAGTACCTCTACCAGGCCGGCGGCCAACTGTTCGACGACAGCTACAAGCCGACGTTCGTCGAGAACGGGACGAAGGTACTCAACTTCTTCACCGACCTCCGGAAGGCGGGCGTCTTGCCGGACGGCATCTCGAGCCTCGGCGAGGGCGGCGTCGGCGACGCGTTCATCGCCGGCCAGTACGCCACCGTCGAGTCGTGGACGCCGCTCGGCTCCCGGGCGCTCGACGCCGACGGTTGGGGGAAGAAGCGACTTGGCAGCGCCAAGCCGCCGAAAGGTCCCGGCGGGTCGCGCGCCACGTTCCAGGACACCAACGGCATCTCGGTGTCGGCGTTCTCGAAGCGCAAGAACGCCGCCAAGAAGTTCGCGAAGTTCATGACGACCCAGCAGTCCTCGAAGACGAACATGCTCGTGGAGGGTAACCCGGCCGTCGTCCCGGCAGTCTACGAGGACTCTGAACTCCGGTCGAAGTACCCCTCGTGGCTGCTCGACGACATGAAGTTCAACCTCGAACACGCCAAGAGCGAAACCTACCTCGCCCAACCGCAGGTCGACGACTACCTCTCCGAGCAGATTACGCCGGCGCTCCTGGGCAACAAGGACCCCCAGGCGGCGCTCACGAAGGCCCGGGACAACATCAAGCGCCTCTATCAGGACATCGGCATCCTGTAG
- a CDS encoding PTS sugar transporter subunit IIA, translating to MGSEHLLTPDLVTLAEPPAERRACIDFLLDLAVDAGRVTDRDAARAALLDRESSAPTGMGNGVAIPHARTAAVARPTVSFARSDRGVDFGAPDGDPATLLFCLLVPADGDADHLSTLSRLSRSLVDPNFRARLADARSERTVVDAVREAMS from the coding sequence ATGGGCTCGGAACATCTCCTCACCCCCGACCTCGTCACGCTGGCCGAACCGCCCGCGGAGCGGCGGGCCTGCATCGACTTCCTCCTCGACCTCGCGGTCGACGCCGGCCGCGTTACCGACCGCGACGCGGCGAGGGCCGCGCTGCTCGACCGGGAGTCGTCGGCCCCGACCGGGATGGGGAACGGGGTGGCGATTCCGCACGCGCGGACGGCCGCCGTCGCGCGGCCGACGGTGTCGTTCGCGCGGTCGGACCGCGGCGTCGACTTCGGCGCGCCCGACGGCGACCCCGCGACGCTCCTGTTCTGTCTGCTCGTCCCCGCGGACGGCGACGCCGACCACCTCTCGACGCTGAGTCGCCTCTCGCGGTCGCTCGTGGACCCCAACTTCCGCGCGCGACTCGCCGACGCACGCTCCGAGCGGACGGTCGTGGACGCCGTCCGGGAGGCGATGTCGTGA
- the glpR gene encoding HTH-type transcriptional regulator GlpR, whose protein sequence is MLPAERKREIVETVTEREGCSVAELAELLDVSKATIRRDLRDLEDEGLIERSHGGALPVRTVASEQSYSQRGVQNLDAKRAIAERASQEFQDDQVVFFDSGTTTMEVAKRAPGDVRFIAATNSPQLALELADNGQDVKVTGGTLRQQTRALVGPTGEAFMERTNFDQVFLGTNAVAPDAGLTTPNEDEARMKQLMCEKAQRVVLVADATKFGRKSFVQFADLETVDLLITDAVVEGDLREAFETAGVDVDEVGE, encoded by the coding sequence ATGCTCCCAGCCGAACGCAAACGCGAGATCGTCGAGACGGTGACCGAACGGGAGGGCTGTTCGGTCGCCGAACTCGCAGAACTGCTCGACGTCTCGAAGGCGACTATTCGCCGCGACCTCCGCGACCTCGAAGACGAGGGGCTCATCGAGCGTTCCCACGGCGGTGCGCTCCCCGTCCGAACCGTGGCGAGCGAGCAGTCCTACAGCCAGCGCGGCGTGCAGAACCTCGACGCCAAGCGCGCCATCGCCGAGCGCGCCAGCCAGGAGTTCCAGGACGACCAGGTGGTCTTCTTCGATTCCGGGACGACGACGATGGAGGTGGCCAAGCGCGCACCCGGCGACGTTCGGTTCATTGCGGCGACCAACTCCCCGCAACTCGCGCTCGAACTGGCCGACAACGGCCAGGACGTGAAGGTGACCGGCGGGACGCTCCGCCAGCAGACGCGGGCGCTCGTCGGCCCGACCGGCGAGGCGTTCATGGAGCGGACGAACTTCGACCAGGTGTTCCTCGGGACCAACGCCGTCGCCCCGGACGCGGGACTCACGACGCCGAACGAGGACGAAGCGCGGATGAAGCAGTTGATGTGCGAGAAGGCCCAGCGCGTGGTCCTCGTGGCCGACGCCACCAAGTTCGGTCGGAAGAGCTTCGTGCAGTTCGCCGACCTCGAGACGGTCGACCTCCTCATCACCGACGCGGTCGTCGAGGGCGACCTCCGCGAGGCGTTCGAGACGGCGGGTGTGGACGTCGACGAGGTCGGCGAATGA
- the pfkB gene encoding 1-phosphofructokinase — protein MILTVTLNPAVDHTIKLDGPLEADAVNRAGIDQYDAGGKGINVSKYLDALAVETVTTGLVGGLFGDFVERQLSRTKICHDFVEMSGCTRLNTTILSPDGEYKINQSGHRVKRRSVRVIVEKIRAYDPDTVVIAGSLPPGLGAATVDRIASAGDWDTVVDLQGTLLDRLRVPYALCKPNRAELATATGMPTDTVEECCAAARRLGSEGFDRVVASLGSDGAVLAAGDDVLYVPAPDADVVDTAGAGDALLAGVLTGFAEGHSPRATLRYGVAVAARAVEAPGTTVPSLSDVCEDARRLPVQSH, from the coding sequence ATGATTCTGACGGTCACGCTGAACCCCGCGGTCGACCACACCATCAAACTCGACGGCCCGCTCGAAGCCGACGCGGTGAACCGCGCCGGCATCGACCAGTACGACGCGGGCGGCAAGGGCATCAACGTCTCGAAGTACCTCGACGCCCTCGCCGTCGAGACGGTCACCACCGGACTCGTCGGCGGCCTGTTCGGCGACTTCGTCGAGCGCCAACTCTCCCGGACGAAGATATGCCACGACTTCGTGGAGATGTCCGGTTGCACCCGGCTCAACACGACCATCCTCTCGCCGGACGGAGAGTACAAGATAAACCAGTCGGGCCACCGGGTCAAGCGTCGAAGCGTCCGGGTCATCGTCGAGAAGATACGCGCGTACGACCCGGACACGGTCGTCATCGCCGGGAGTCTGCCCCCCGGCCTCGGGGCCGCGACGGTCGACCGCATCGCGTCGGCGGGCGACTGGGACACGGTCGTCGACCTCCAGGGGACGCTCCTCGACCGGCTCAGGGTGCCCTACGCGCTCTGCAAGCCGAACCGGGCCGAACTGGCGACCGCGACGGGGATGCCGACCGACACCGTCGAGGAGTGCTGTGCGGCCGCCCGCCGACTCGGGTCGGAAGGCTTCGACCGAGTAGTCGCGTCGCTCGGCTCCGACGGCGCGGTGCTGGCCGCGGGGGACGACGTTCTGTACGTTCCCGCGCCCGACGCGGACGTGGTCGACACCGCCGGAGCGGGCGACGCGCTGCTGGCCGGCGTGCTGACGGGGTTCGCGGAGGGTCACTCGCCGCGGGCGACGCTCAGGTACGGCGTGGCGGTCGCCGCCCGCGCGGTCGAGGCGCCGGGGACGACGGTGCCGTCGCTCTCGGACGTCTGCGAGGACGCTCGGCGACTGCCGGTCCAGTCCCACTGA
- a CDS encoding carbohydrate ABC transporter permease has protein sequence MSTKRSTLDRLVAPFGVDAETDEWSAVRRERLVAYGLLSVYVFVVWFPIYYIFITSIQPTSEVLSLPVNFLPQQATGQNYVDIFANRPFEAYTLNSVIVATTTTVVCVTLGTLSGYTFSRYNFLGNKALLLSIVGARMIPPIALIVPFFSIMSNPPLIGGFTGSLYDTKIALILTYTFFNLPFAVWIMKNYFDGVPESLDEQAQVDGCSRWEGFFKVVLPVAKPGIAATAILAFIFSWNEFVFALVLTSSEQAQTLPIAVSLFVADDFVDWAHLAAGGIIAALPGILFGLFFQRYIVSGLTQGAVKE, from the coding sequence ATGAGCACGAAACGTTCAACCCTCGACCGACTCGTCGCACCGTTCGGCGTCGACGCCGAGACGGACGAGTGGTCCGCGGTGCGACGGGAGCGACTCGTCGCCTACGGACTGTTGTCGGTGTACGTGTTCGTGGTGTGGTTCCCCATCTACTACATCTTCATCACGAGCATCCAGCCGACCTCGGAGGTGCTTTCCCTCCCCGTCAACTTCCTGCCCCAGCAGGCGACCGGGCAGAACTACGTCGACATCTTCGCCAACCGGCCGTTCGAGGCGTACACGCTCAACAGCGTCATCGTCGCGACGACCACGACGGTTGTCTGCGTGACGCTGGGGACGCTGTCGGGCTACACGTTCTCGCGGTACAACTTCCTGGGGAACAAGGCGCTGTTGCTCTCGATCGTCGGCGCGCGGATGATTCCGCCGATCGCGCTCATCGTGCCGTTCTTCTCGATCATGAGCAACCCGCCGCTCATCGGCGGATTCACCGGGAGCCTCTACGACACGAAGATCGCACTGATCCTGACGTACACGTTCTTCAACCTCCCGTTCGCGGTGTGGATAATGAAGAACTACTTCGACGGCGTGCCCGAGAGCCTCGACGAGCAGGCTCAGGTCGACGGCTGTTCGCGCTGGGAGGGCTTCTTCAAGGTCGTCCTGCCGGTGGCGAAACCGGGAATCGCGGCGACCGCCATCCTGGCGTTCATCTTCTCGTGGAACGAGTTCGTGTTCGCGCTCGTGCTCACGTCGTCCGAACAGGCCCAGACGCTGCCCATCGCGGTGTCGCTGTTCGTGGCCGACGACTTCGTCGACTGGGCCCACCTGGCGGCCGGCGGAATAATCGCGGCGCTGCCGGGCATCCTCTTCGGCCTGTTCTTCCAGCGCTACATCGTCAGCGGACTCACCCAAGGAGCTGTCAAAGAATGA
- a CDS encoding HPr family phosphocarrier protein, with translation MTDRRDDRPATDAPDATDGRETVDRRVVVERDAGLHARPARDVVTTTAEFDADVTVAFGEESARAASLLELTALGAARGDEVAVSATGPDAAAAVEAVAAALSKGDEP, from the coding sequence GTGACCGACCGCCGCGACGACCGGCCGGCGACGGACGCCCCCGACGCGACCGACGGCCGCGAGACGGTCGACCGCAGGGTCGTCGTCGAACGGGACGCCGGTCTCCACGCCCGTCCGGCCCGGGACGTCGTCACGACCACCGCCGAGTTCGACGCCGACGTGACCGTCGCGTTCGGCGAGGAGTCGGCCCGGGCCGCCAGCCTCCTCGAACTCACCGCGCTCGGCGCCGCCCGCGGCGACGAGGTGGCGGTGAGCGCGACCGGACCCGACGCCGCGGCGGCCGTCGAGGCGGTCGCCGCCGCGCTGTCGAAGGGGGACGAACCGTGA
- a CDS encoding carbohydrate ABC transporter permease: MTQTERSTRRLLDRLFVPLTVGPTLLWIAGIIVYPTAKLFWSSLFWTNPITGAREFVGLRNFERLLLQSGGWLGTFNPEFISYTWHTVVYVGFSVTISFLLGLGIAILLDKDLAGRGWFRTAVIVPWILPYVMSGLMWRWMFQTQYGAINGVLVQSGLIGSKIAFLSDGTLAMMALIIADVWVFTPFIIIILLAGLQNVPEQLYDAAEVDGASRWSRFRNVTYPFLKPSILVALTIRIIFDIRALDLVWVMTQGGPGKSTEVWASWLYRTAQVFAKPGEGAALGVVMLAVTFGIVAVLYKVFGETPYET, encoded by the coding sequence ATGACACAGACAGAACGTTCGACGCGACGGTTGTTAGACAGACTGTTCGTCCCGCTTACGGTCGGGCCGACGCTGCTGTGGATAGCCGGCATCATCGTCTATCCGACGGCGAAGCTGTTCTGGTCCAGCCTATTCTGGACCAACCCCATCACGGGCGCCAGGGAGTTCGTCGGCCTCCGGAACTTCGAGCGACTGCTGTTGCAGTCCGGCGGGTGGCTCGGCACCTTCAACCCCGAATTCATATCGTACACCTGGCACACCGTCGTCTACGTCGGGTTCAGCGTTACCATCTCGTTCCTGCTCGGCCTCGGCATCGCCATCCTACTCGACAAGGACCTCGCGGGCCGGGGCTGGTTCAGGACCGCGGTAATCGTGCCGTGGATTCTGCCGTACGTGATGAGCGGGCTGATGTGGCGCTGGATGTTCCAGACTCAGTACGGCGCCATCAACGGTGTGCTCGTCCAGTCCGGACTAATCGGGAGTAAGATCGCGTTCCTCTCGGACGGGACGCTCGCGATGATGGCGCTCATCATCGCCGACGTGTGGGTGTTCACGCCATTCATCATCATCATCCTGCTCGCGGGCCTCCAGAACGTGCCCGAGCAACTCTACGACGCCGCCGAGGTCGACGGCGCGAGCCGATGGTCGCGGTTCCGGAACGTCACGTACCCGTTCCTGAAACCGTCGATTCTGGTCGCGCTGACCATCCGCATCATCTTCGACATCCGCGCGCTCGACCTCGTCTGGGTCATGACTCAGGGCGGCCCGGGCAAGAGCACGGAGGTGTGGGCCTCCTGGCTGTATCGAACCGCGCAGGTCTTCGCGAAACCCGGTGAGGGCGCCGCGCTCGGCGTCGTGATGCTCGCGGTGACGTTCGGCATCGTCGCGGTGTTGTACAAGGTATTCGGCGAAACTCCCTACGAGACATGA